The Clarias gariepinus isolate MV-2021 ecotype Netherlands chromosome 4, CGAR_prim_01v2, whole genome shotgun sequence genome window below encodes:
- the soga3a gene encoding protein SOGA3a isoform X4, translating into MDYSYSAKYYTLPTYIDPTFASLLQSIHVLEAKRIVNSESGDTVRREREEERRLLADTHTAAMDLRCRLEHSVRDWVREKSELLERFDLERKEWESQLRDMQHKIEELYNEVKTHRQKGAFGPNSSAKTTAIRLSTHSGSTGSSPLTDSSEAHSSSYSEPLSQHRHGSTDSSHNSNEPNGQHFSIQSERSKQCSSGKYEHNKLEDINTAELENILHGYLVNKPICSGQTDLLNPYRGYQNMDINCASDKRNTMALNAALKEIARVSEELCSYQDEIRKKSDVKRSQTDSMFFPGEAEMVKKDIMEPGVTDFNLKEWCKDVHSLDKQKGIDWDDVKKNSTKTKNDTELPVKKRDVPPIPFRSTSWYITSPLATDIPSSPPEPLMRKTCQSPCFDRKCNSPSIVRKFEAMLQENEGKILTDSGIVPGPVPRDSKCNISCCQSRWSCDGSRFGSSKSSTYVPIQKCLSEVNIISAEAECSQNQIDADSKPNLKAGLYLIDSAHKGVAADFLTPPDISSPSINTSVPRRNEMLERKTAEFNRILFQAGKGFQCNEDCNSTNVHHTFDRTTEDNRTNVPPDLTTQYSPSKHEQFASQLYPQLKNQTKDFSSGPSTLQHDVKAKRVTPGLLQHLAVKHEDAKSSCLLSHKEGRQPSIKKFDKTLRSIKSDLDLSPSQLKQTEKFSKVKSVTSDQHPAETKPKKPERTKQDKPNTRSRVLDENPWKPSTLAAYPRPLETRSNYGAIERILKSYENLGRSQQDEQLQSHPGREEDLTDLLNLLHLSKSNERSTHTSHHQTTDHQDAHVTMKQSKESTVTFKKSFSRPACPAKRRLPSRWANRSSSTSSTSSPSPSPTIQPSISSSQQTFTYSAFHTETVIM; encoded by the exons ATGGACTACAGTTACTCAGCCAAATACTACACACTTCCAACCTACATTGACCCCACCTTTGCATCTTTACTTCAGTCTATTCATGTG TTGGAGGCCAAAAGAATAGTGAATAGTGAGTCTGGAGACACAGTAAGGAGGGAAAGAGAGGAAGAGCGGAGGCTGCTGGCAGACACCCATACTGCAGCAATGGACCTGCGCTGCCGGCTGGAGCACAGTGTGAGGGACTGGGTGAGGGAGAAATCCGAGCTTTTGGAGCGTTTTGACTTGGAGAGGAAGGAGTGGGAGAGTCAGCTCAGGGACATGCAGCACAAGATTGAGGAG CTGTACAATGAAGTGAAGACTCATCGACAGAAAGGTGCTTTTGGACCAAACAGCAGTGCAAAAACTACTGCCATAAGGCTCAGTACACATTCTGGCAGCACTGGATCCAGCCCTCTGACAGACTCCTCAGAGGCCCACAGCAGCAGTTACTCTGAGCCTCTCTCCCAGCACAGGCACGGCAGCACTGACTCCAGTCATAACAGCAATGAACCCAATGGCCAGCACTTTAGTATTCAAAGTGAGCGATCAAAGCAGTGCAGCTCCGGGAAGTATGAGCATAATAAACTCGAAGACATTAACACTGCAGAGCTTGAAAATATTCTTCATGGATACCTTGTGAACAAGCCCATCTGCAGTGGACAAACGGATCTGCTCAACCCCTACAGAGGGTATCAGAACATGGACATCAACTGTGCAAGTGATAAAAGGAACACAATGGCTCTTAATGCG gCTCTTAAAGAAATAGCTAGGGTGAGTGAGGAGCTGTGCAGCTACCAGGATGAGATCAGAAAGAAGTCTGATGTCAAGAG AAGCCAGACTGACTCGATGTTCTTTCCAGGAGAAGCTGAGATGGTTAAGAAAGATATAATGGAACCAGGTGTCACAGATTTCAACTTAAAAGAGTGGTGCAAAGATGTTCATTCTCTGGACAAGCAGAAAGGGATTGACTGGGATGATGTTAAAAAGAATTCAACCAAGACTAAAAATGACACTGAACTGCCTGTGAAGAAGAGGGATGTCCCCCCTATTCCATTCAGGAGCACATCTTGGTACATTACCAGCCCCTTGGCTACAGATATACCATCCAGTCCCCCAGAGCCACTGATGCGCAAAACGTGTCAAAGCCCTTGTTTTGACAGAAAGTGCAACAGCCCCTCTATCGTGCGAAAATTTGAGGCAATGCTACAAGAGAACGAAGGAAAGATCCTGACAGACTCTGGGATTGTGCCCGGCCCAGTGCCTCGTGATTCCAAGTGCAATATCAGCTGCTGTCAGAGCCGGTGGTCCTGTGATGGAAGCAGGTTTGGCAGCAGCAAGTCATCCACATATGTGCCTATCCAAAAATGTCTTTCAGAAGTTAATATAATAAGTGCAGAGGCTGAGTGCAGTCAGAACCAGATAGATGCAGACAGTAAACCAAACCTGAAGGCAGGGCTTTATCTCATAGACTCAGCACACAAGGGTGTGGCTGCAGACTTCCTAACGCCTCCAGACATATCCTCACCCTCCATCAACACCAGCGTTCCACGGAGAAATGAGATGCTAGAACGCAAAACGGCCGAGTTCAACCGTATCCTCTTCCAGGCAGGCAAAGGTTTTCAGTGTAATGAGGACTGTAACTCTACTAATGTGCATCATACGTTTGATAGAACCACTGAGGACAATCGGACAAATGTGCCACCAGATCTTACTACACAGTATTCCCCAAGCAAGCATGAACAGTTTGCTTCTCAGTTATATCCACAATTAAAGAACCAAACAAAAGATTTTAGTTCTGGCCCTTCAACTCTGCAACACGATGTAAAAGCAAAGAGGGTCACGCCGGGTTTATTACAGCATCTAGCTGTAAAACACGAGGATGCAAAATCTTCTTGCCTATTATCACATAAAGAAGGCAGACAACCTTCCATCAAGAAGTTTGATAAAACCTTGAGATCAATTAAATCGGATTTAGATTTAAGTCCATCTCAGCTTAAACAGACAGAGAAGTTCAGTAAAGTAAAGTCTGTCACTTCAGATCAGCATCCAGCTGAAACAAAACCTAAAAAGCCTGAACGTACTAAACAGGACAAGCCTAACACAAGGTCAAGAGTTCTAGATGAAAATCCTTGGAAACCTTCAACCCTGGCTGCCTACCCTCGACCCCTGGAGACCCGGTCCAACTATGGGGCAATAGAAAGGATTTTGAAAAGTTATGAAAATTTGGGACGTTCTCAACAAGACGAGCAATTGCAGTCTCACCCAGGAAGGGAGGAAGACCTCACTGACCTTTTAAATTTGCTGCATCTGTCCAAATCCAATGAGagatccacacacacatctcaccaCCAAACTACAGATCACCAAGATGCACATGTAACAATGAAG CAGAGCAAAGAATCCACGGTAACCTTCAAGAAGAGTTTTTCTCGACCAGCTTGTCCTGCTAAAAGACGTCTACCCTCACGCTGGGCTAATCGCTCTTCCTCCACCTCGTCCACATCCTCCCCATCTCCCTCACCAACAATACAGCCCAGCATCTCCAGCTCACAGCAAACATTCACCTACTCTGCATTTCACACGGAGACAGTCATTATGTAA
- the soga3a gene encoding protein SOGA3a isoform X3, whose amino-acid sequence MDYSYSAKYYTLPTYIDPTFASLLQSIHVGGENRRILLDLKTLLEEVQSEVKSEESKRTELQLQYTKDQGTWELERAELKCRIAQLEAKRIVNSESGDTVRREREEERRLLADTHTAAMDLRCRLEHSVRDWVREKSELLERFDLERKEWESQLRDMQHKIEELYNEVKTHRQKGAFGPNSSAKTTAIRLSTHSGSTGSSPLTDSSEAHSSSYSEPLSQHRHGSTDSSHNSNEPNGQHFSIQSERSKQCSSGKYEHNKLEDINTAELENILHGYLVNKPICSGQTDLLNPYRGYQNMDINCASDKRNTMALNAALKEIARVSEELCSYQDEIRKKSDVKRSQTDSMFFPGEAEMVKKDIMEPGVTDFNLKEWCKDVHSLDKQKGIDWDDVKKNSTKTKNDTELPVKKRDVPPIPFRSTSWYITSPLATDIPSSPPEPLMRKTCQSPCFDRKCNSPSIVRKFEAMLQENEGKILTDSGIVPGPVPRDSKCNISCCQSRWSCDGSRFGSSKSSTYVPIQKCLSEVNIISAEAECSQNQIDADSKPNLKAGLYLIDSAHKGVAADFLTPPDISSPSINTSVPRRNEMLERKTAEFNRILFQAGKGFQCNEDCNSTNVHHTFDRTTEDNRTNVPPDLTTQYSPSKHEQFASQLYPQLKNQTKDFSSGPSTLQHDVKAKRVTPGLLQHLAVKHEDAKSSCLLSHKEGRQPSIKKFDKTLRSIKSDLDLSPSQLKQTEKFSKVKSVTSDQHPAETKPKKPERTKQDKPNTRSRVLDENPWKPSTLAAYPRPLETRSNYGAIERILKSYENLGRSQQDEQLQSHPGREEDLTDLLNLLHLSKSNERSTHTSHHQTTDHQDAHVTMKQSKESTVTFKKSFSRPACPAKRRLPSRWANRSSSTSSTSSPSPSPTIQPSISSSQQTFTYSAFHTETVIM is encoded by the exons ATGGACTACAGTTACTCAGCCAAATACTACACACTTCCAACCTACATTGACCCCACCTTTGCATCTTTACTTCAGTCTATTCATGTG GGCGGAGAAAACAGGCGGATATTGTTGGATCTGAAGACGTTACTGGAGGAGGTGCAGTCGGAGGTGAAAAGCGAAGAGAGTAAACGCACCGAACTGCAGCTGCAGTACACCAAGGACCAGGGCACATGGGAGCTGGAAAGGGCAGAGCTGAAATGCAGGATCGCACAG TTGGAGGCCAAAAGAATAGTGAATAGTGAGTCTGGAGACACAGTAAGGAGGGAAAGAGAGGAAGAGCGGAGGCTGCTGGCAGACACCCATACTGCAGCAATGGACCTGCGCTGCCGGCTGGAGCACAGTGTGAGGGACTGGGTGAGGGAGAAATCCGAGCTTTTGGAGCGTTTTGACTTGGAGAGGAAGGAGTGGGAGAGTCAGCTCAGGGACATGCAGCACAAGATTGAGGAG CTGTACAATGAAGTGAAGACTCATCGACAGAAAGGTGCTTTTGGACCAAACAGCAGTGCAAAAACTACTGCCATAAGGCTCAGTACACATTCTGGCAGCACTGGATCCAGCCCTCTGACAGACTCCTCAGAGGCCCACAGCAGCAGTTACTCTGAGCCTCTCTCCCAGCACAGGCACGGCAGCACTGACTCCAGTCATAACAGCAATGAACCCAATGGCCAGCACTTTAGTATTCAAAGTGAGCGATCAAAGCAGTGCAGCTCCGGGAAGTATGAGCATAATAAACTCGAAGACATTAACACTGCAGAGCTTGAAAATATTCTTCATGGATACCTTGTGAACAAGCCCATCTGCAGTGGACAAACGGATCTGCTCAACCCCTACAGAGGGTATCAGAACATGGACATCAACTGTGCAAGTGATAAAAGGAACACAATGGCTCTTAATGCG gCTCTTAAAGAAATAGCTAGGGTGAGTGAGGAGCTGTGCAGCTACCAGGATGAGATCAGAAAGAAGTCTGATGTCAAGAG AAGCCAGACTGACTCGATGTTCTTTCCAGGAGAAGCTGAGATGGTTAAGAAAGATATAATGGAACCAGGTGTCACAGATTTCAACTTAAAAGAGTGGTGCAAAGATGTTCATTCTCTGGACAAGCAGAAAGGGATTGACTGGGATGATGTTAAAAAGAATTCAACCAAGACTAAAAATGACACTGAACTGCCTGTGAAGAAGAGGGATGTCCCCCCTATTCCATTCAGGAGCACATCTTGGTACATTACCAGCCCCTTGGCTACAGATATACCATCCAGTCCCCCAGAGCCACTGATGCGCAAAACGTGTCAAAGCCCTTGTTTTGACAGAAAGTGCAACAGCCCCTCTATCGTGCGAAAATTTGAGGCAATGCTACAAGAGAACGAAGGAAAGATCCTGACAGACTCTGGGATTGTGCCCGGCCCAGTGCCTCGTGATTCCAAGTGCAATATCAGCTGCTGTCAGAGCCGGTGGTCCTGTGATGGAAGCAGGTTTGGCAGCAGCAAGTCATCCACATATGTGCCTATCCAAAAATGTCTTTCAGAAGTTAATATAATAAGTGCAGAGGCTGAGTGCAGTCAGAACCAGATAGATGCAGACAGTAAACCAAACCTGAAGGCAGGGCTTTATCTCATAGACTCAGCACACAAGGGTGTGGCTGCAGACTTCCTAACGCCTCCAGACATATCCTCACCCTCCATCAACACCAGCGTTCCACGGAGAAATGAGATGCTAGAACGCAAAACGGCCGAGTTCAACCGTATCCTCTTCCAGGCAGGCAAAGGTTTTCAGTGTAATGAGGACTGTAACTCTACTAATGTGCATCATACGTTTGATAGAACCACTGAGGACAATCGGACAAATGTGCCACCAGATCTTACTACACAGTATTCCCCAAGCAAGCATGAACAGTTTGCTTCTCAGTTATATCCACAATTAAAGAACCAAACAAAAGATTTTAGTTCTGGCCCTTCAACTCTGCAACACGATGTAAAAGCAAAGAGGGTCACGCCGGGTTTATTACAGCATCTAGCTGTAAAACACGAGGATGCAAAATCTTCTTGCCTATTATCACATAAAGAAGGCAGACAACCTTCCATCAAGAAGTTTGATAAAACCTTGAGATCAATTAAATCGGATTTAGATTTAAGTCCATCTCAGCTTAAACAGACAGAGAAGTTCAGTAAAGTAAAGTCTGTCACTTCAGATCAGCATCCAGCTGAAACAAAACCTAAAAAGCCTGAACGTACTAAACAGGACAAGCCTAACACAAGGTCAAGAGTTCTAGATGAAAATCCTTGGAAACCTTCAACCCTGGCTGCCTACCCTCGACCCCTGGAGACCCGGTCCAACTATGGGGCAATAGAAAGGATTTTGAAAAGTTATGAAAATTTGGGACGTTCTCAACAAGACGAGCAATTGCAGTCTCACCCAGGAAGGGAGGAAGACCTCACTGACCTTTTAAATTTGCTGCATCTGTCCAAATCCAATGAGagatccacacacacatctcaccaCCAAACTACAGATCACCAAGATGCACATGTAACAATGAAG CAGAGCAAAGAATCCACGGTAACCTTCAAGAAGAGTTTTTCTCGACCAGCTTGTCCTGCTAAAAGACGTCTACCCTCACGCTGGGCTAATCGCTCTTCCTCCACCTCGTCCACATCCTCCCCATCTCCCTCACCAACAATACAGCCCAGCATCTCCAGCTCACAGCAAACATTCACCTACTCTGCATTTCACACGGAGACAGTCATTATGTAA
- the soga3a gene encoding protein SOGA3a isoform X2 has product MWNALGNGSGYSGGHVCKAHGWEFVPCPLQEREADRKRGRSPVPGLGQLSERSGLGGAASPTADLQSQHSRLRKRFEELRRRHGQEKDAWMKEKEMLLREVADVQGGENRRILLDLKTLLEEVQSEVKSEESKRTELQLQYTKDQGTWELERAELKCRIAQLEAKRIVNSESGDTVRREREEERRLLADTHTAAMDLRCRLEHSVRDWVREKSELLERFDLERKEWESQLRDMQHKIEELYNEVKTHRQKGAFGPNSSAKTTAIRLSTHSGSTGSSPLTDSSEAHSSSYSEPLSQHRHGSTDSSHNSNEPNGQHFSIQSERSKQCSSGKYEHNKLEDINTAELENILHGYLVNKPICSGQTDLLNPYRGYQNMDINCASDKRNTMALNAALKEIARVSEELCSYQDEIRKKSDVKRSQTDSMFFPGEAEMVKKDIMEPGVTDFNLKEWCKDVHSLDKQKGIDWDDVKKNSTKTKNDTELPVKKRDVPPIPFRSTSWYITSPLATDIPSSPPEPLMRKTCQSPCFDRKCNSPSIVRKFEAMLQENEGKILTDSGIVPGPVPRDSKCNISCCQSRWSCDGSRFGSSKSSTYVPIQKCLSEVNIISAEAECSQNQIDADSKPNLKAGLYLIDSAHKGVAADFLTPPDISSPSINTSVPRRNEMLERKTAEFNRILFQAGKGFQCNEDCNSTNVHHTFDRTTEDNRTNVPPDLTTQYSPSKHEQFASQLYPQLKNQTKDFSSGPSTLQHDVKAKRVTPGLLQHLAVKHEDAKSSCLLSHKEGRQPSIKKFDKTLRSIKSDLDLSPSQLKQTEKFSKVKSVTSDQHPAETKPKKPERTKQDKPNTRSRVLDENPWKPSTLAAYPRPLETRSNYGAIERILKSYENLGRSQQDEQLQSHPGREEDLTDLLNLLHLSKSNERSTHTSHHQTTDHQDAHVTMKSKESTVTFKKSFSRPACPAKRRLPSRWANRSSSTSSTSSPSPSPTIQPSISSSQQTFTYSAFHTETVIM; this is encoded by the exons ATGTGGAATGCGCTCGGAAACGGCTCGGGTTATTCCGGTGGCCATGTGTGTAAGGCGCACGGCTGGGAGTTTGTGCCTTGCCCCCTGCAGGAGAGGGAAGCGGACAGGAAGCGCGGCCGGAGTCCAGTCCCAGGATTAGGGCAGCTTTCCGAGCGATCTGGCCTCGGAGGTGCAGCGTCGCCAACCGCAGACCTGCAGAGCCAACATTCCCGCCTCAGAAAGAGGTTCGAGGAGCTCAGGAGGCGTCACGGTCAGGAAAAAGACGCCTggatgaaagagaaagaaatgctTTTGAGAGAAGTGGCAGACGTCCAA GGCGGAGAAAACAGGCGGATATTGTTGGATCTGAAGACGTTACTGGAGGAGGTGCAGTCGGAGGTGAAAAGCGAAGAGAGTAAACGCACCGAACTGCAGCTGCAGTACACCAAGGACCAGGGCACATGGGAGCTGGAAAGGGCAGAGCTGAAATGCAGGATCGCACAG TTGGAGGCCAAAAGAATAGTGAATAGTGAGTCTGGAGACACAGTAAGGAGGGAAAGAGAGGAAGAGCGGAGGCTGCTGGCAGACACCCATACTGCAGCAATGGACCTGCGCTGCCGGCTGGAGCACAGTGTGAGGGACTGGGTGAGGGAGAAATCCGAGCTTTTGGAGCGTTTTGACTTGGAGAGGAAGGAGTGGGAGAGTCAGCTCAGGGACATGCAGCACAAGATTGAGGAG CTGTACAATGAAGTGAAGACTCATCGACAGAAAGGTGCTTTTGGACCAAACAGCAGTGCAAAAACTACTGCCATAAGGCTCAGTACACATTCTGGCAGCACTGGATCCAGCCCTCTGACAGACTCCTCAGAGGCCCACAGCAGCAGTTACTCTGAGCCTCTCTCCCAGCACAGGCACGGCAGCACTGACTCCAGTCATAACAGCAATGAACCCAATGGCCAGCACTTTAGTATTCAAAGTGAGCGATCAAAGCAGTGCAGCTCCGGGAAGTATGAGCATAATAAACTCGAAGACATTAACACTGCAGAGCTTGAAAATATTCTTCATGGATACCTTGTGAACAAGCCCATCTGCAGTGGACAAACGGATCTGCTCAACCCCTACAGAGGGTATCAGAACATGGACATCAACTGTGCAAGTGATAAAAGGAACACAATGGCTCTTAATGCG gCTCTTAAAGAAATAGCTAGGGTGAGTGAGGAGCTGTGCAGCTACCAGGATGAGATCAGAAAGAAGTCTGATGTCAAGAG AAGCCAGACTGACTCGATGTTCTTTCCAGGAGAAGCTGAGATGGTTAAGAAAGATATAATGGAACCAGGTGTCACAGATTTCAACTTAAAAGAGTGGTGCAAAGATGTTCATTCTCTGGACAAGCAGAAAGGGATTGACTGGGATGATGTTAAAAAGAATTCAACCAAGACTAAAAATGACACTGAACTGCCTGTGAAGAAGAGGGATGTCCCCCCTATTCCATTCAGGAGCACATCTTGGTACATTACCAGCCCCTTGGCTACAGATATACCATCCAGTCCCCCAGAGCCACTGATGCGCAAAACGTGTCAAAGCCCTTGTTTTGACAGAAAGTGCAACAGCCCCTCTATCGTGCGAAAATTTGAGGCAATGCTACAAGAGAACGAAGGAAAGATCCTGACAGACTCTGGGATTGTGCCCGGCCCAGTGCCTCGTGATTCCAAGTGCAATATCAGCTGCTGTCAGAGCCGGTGGTCCTGTGATGGAAGCAGGTTTGGCAGCAGCAAGTCATCCACATATGTGCCTATCCAAAAATGTCTTTCAGAAGTTAATATAATAAGTGCAGAGGCTGAGTGCAGTCAGAACCAGATAGATGCAGACAGTAAACCAAACCTGAAGGCAGGGCTTTATCTCATAGACTCAGCACACAAGGGTGTGGCTGCAGACTTCCTAACGCCTCCAGACATATCCTCACCCTCCATCAACACCAGCGTTCCACGGAGAAATGAGATGCTAGAACGCAAAACGGCCGAGTTCAACCGTATCCTCTTCCAGGCAGGCAAAGGTTTTCAGTGTAATGAGGACTGTAACTCTACTAATGTGCATCATACGTTTGATAGAACCACTGAGGACAATCGGACAAATGTGCCACCAGATCTTACTACACAGTATTCCCCAAGCAAGCATGAACAGTTTGCTTCTCAGTTATATCCACAATTAAAGAACCAAACAAAAGATTTTAGTTCTGGCCCTTCAACTCTGCAACACGATGTAAAAGCAAAGAGGGTCACGCCGGGTTTATTACAGCATCTAGCTGTAAAACACGAGGATGCAAAATCTTCTTGCCTATTATCACATAAAGAAGGCAGACAACCTTCCATCAAGAAGTTTGATAAAACCTTGAGATCAATTAAATCGGATTTAGATTTAAGTCCATCTCAGCTTAAACAGACAGAGAAGTTCAGTAAAGTAAAGTCTGTCACTTCAGATCAGCATCCAGCTGAAACAAAACCTAAAAAGCCTGAACGTACTAAACAGGACAAGCCTAACACAAGGTCAAGAGTTCTAGATGAAAATCCTTGGAAACCTTCAACCCTGGCTGCCTACCCTCGACCCCTGGAGACCCGGTCCAACTATGGGGCAATAGAAAGGATTTTGAAAAGTTATGAAAATTTGGGACGTTCTCAACAAGACGAGCAATTGCAGTCTCACCCAGGAAGGGAGGAAGACCTCACTGACCTTTTAAATTTGCTGCATCTGTCCAAATCCAATGAGagatccacacacacatctcaccaCCAAACTACAGATCACCAAGATGCACATGTAACAATGAAG AGCAAAGAATCCACGGTAACCTTCAAGAAGAGTTTTTCTCGACCAGCTTGTCCTGCTAAAAGACGTCTACCCTCACGCTGGGCTAATCGCTCTTCCTCCACCTCGTCCACATCCTCCCCATCTCCCTCACCAACAATACAGCCCAGCATCTCCAGCTCACAGCAAACATTCACCTACTCTGCATTTCACACGGAGACAGTCATTATGTAA